One Cucumis sativus cultivar 9930 chromosome 1, Cucumber_9930_V3, whole genome shotgun sequence DNA segment encodes these proteins:
- the LOC101219095 gene encoding peptidyl-tRNA hydrolase, mitochondrial isoform X1: MFNKLTKRGFCTAISSRPWLFMGLGNPGEKFRGTRHNVGFEMIDVFAESIGISMNRVHCKAVFGEGFVGDVPVFLAKPQTYMNLSGESAGPLAAYYKLPLNRVLVFHDDMNLPCGVLRLQHNGGHDYHKGLKSVIYHFRGNREFARLRIGIGRPPGQMDSKAFLLQKFNNTAQERIDTALQEGVGALKLLLSHGLSESARHFNHKQKYKHIRLQTMPV; encoded by the exons ATGTTCAATAAGTTAACCAAGCGTGGCTTTTGTACGGCAATATCATCACGACCTTGGCTTTTTATGGGGTTGGGAAACCCTGGAGAGAAGTTCAGAGGAACTAGGCACAAT GTGGGCTTTGAGATGATTGATGTGTTTGCTGAGTCTATTGGAATTTCAATGAACAGGGTTCACTGTAAAGCTGTGTTTGGTGAAG GTTTTGTTGGAGACGTCCCTGTTTTTCTGGCAAAGCCTCAAACTTACATGAACCTGAGTGGTGAATCT GCAGGACCACTTGCAGCTTATTACAAGCTACCTCTGAACCGTGTACTTGTG TTTCACGATGACATGAACTTACCTTGTGGGGTGCTTCGGCTTCAACACAATGGAGGACACGACTACCACAAAGG GCTGAAGAGTGTCATTTATCATTTTCGAGGGAACAGAGAGTTTGCTAGGTTAAGAATTG gcATTGGAAGGCCACCTGGTCAAATGGATTCCAAAGCATTCTTGCTTCAAAAGTTCAACAACACTGCTCAAGAACGA attGATACTGCATTACAAGAAGGGGTTGGCGCATTGAAGCTCCTATTGTCTCACGGTTTGTCCGAGAGTGCAAGACACTTCaaccacaaacaaaaatacaagCATATAAGGCTACAAACCATGCCAGTATGA
- the LOC101219095 gene encoding peptidyl-tRNA hydrolase, mitochondrial isoform X2, with product MIDVFAESIGISMNRVHCKAVFGEGFVGDVPVFLAKPQTYMNLSGESAGPLAAYYKLPLNRVLVFHDDMNLPCGVLRLQHNGGHDYHKGLKSVIYHFRGNREFARLRIGIGRPPGQMDSKAFLLQKFNNTAQERIDTALQEGVGALKLLLSHGLSESARHFNHKQKYKHIRLQTMPV from the exons ATGATTGATGTGTTTGCTGAGTCTATTGGAATTTCAATGAACAGGGTTCACTGTAAAGCTGTGTTTGGTGAAG GTTTTGTTGGAGACGTCCCTGTTTTTCTGGCAAAGCCTCAAACTTACATGAACCTGAGTGGTGAATCT GCAGGACCACTTGCAGCTTATTACAAGCTACCTCTGAACCGTGTACTTGTG TTTCACGATGACATGAACTTACCTTGTGGGGTGCTTCGGCTTCAACACAATGGAGGACACGACTACCACAAAGG GCTGAAGAGTGTCATTTATCATTTTCGAGGGAACAGAGAGTTTGCTAGGTTAAGAATTG gcATTGGAAGGCCACCTGGTCAAATGGATTCCAAAGCATTCTTGCTTCAAAAGTTCAACAACACTGCTCAAGAACGA attGATACTGCATTACAAGAAGGGGTTGGCGCATTGAAGCTCCTATTGTCTCACGGTTTGTCCGAGAGTGCAAGACACTTCaaccacaaacaaaaatacaagCATATAAGGCTACAAACCATGCCAGTATGA
- the LOC101218702 gene encoding 5-methyltetrahydropteroyltriglutamate--homocysteine methyltransferase translates to MTQLPLKSLEPFAISSSSSSSFSIFALRRGAIAPFSYLLFSSIHHLPSLRLSIRSTSTVVRAMASHIVGYPRIGPKRELKFALESFWDGKSSADDLQKVAADLRSSIWKQMAEAGIKFIPSNTFSYYDQVLDTATMLGAVPSRYGWNGGEIGFDIYFSMARGNASVPAMEMTKWFDTNYHYIVPELSPEDKFTYASHKAVNEFKEAKALGVETVPVLVGPVSFLLLSKPAKGVEKSFSLLSLIDKILPVYKEVVSELKAAGATWIQFDEPTLVKDLDAHHLQAFTQAYSELESTLSGLNVLIETYFADVPAEAYKTLTSLKGVSGYGFDLVRGTQTVDLIKGGFPSGKYLFAGVVDGRNIWSNDLQASITTLEALENVVGKEKIVVSTSCSLLHTAVDLVNETKLDDEIKSWLAFAAQKVVEVNALAKALSGHKDEAYFSSNAAAQASRKSSPRVTNEAVQKAAAALKGSDHRRSTNVSARLDAQQKKLNLPMLPTTTIGSFPQTMDLRRVRREFKAKKISEEDYVSSIKEEINKVVQLQEELDIDVLVHGEPERNDMVEYFGEQLSGFAFTVNGWVQSYGSRCVKPPIIYGDVSRPKPMTVFWSTMAQSMTKRPMKGMLTGPVTILNWSFVRNDQPRFETCYQIALAIKDEVEDLEKAGITVIQIDEAALREGLPLRKSEENFYLNWAVHSFRITNCGVQDTTQIHTHMCYSNFNDIIHSIIDMDADVITIENSRSDEKLLSVFREGVKYGAGIGPGVYDIHSPRIPSTEEIADRINKMLAVLESNILWVNPDCGLKTRKYTEVKPALLNMVAAAKLLRSQLASAK, encoded by the exons ATGACCCAACTTCCACTGAAATCGCTTGAGCCCTTTGCAATatcatcgtcttcttcttcttcattctctaTTTTTGCACTGAGAAGAGGAGCGATTGCCCCATTTTCATATCTCCTTTTCTCCTCTATCCATCACCTTCCTTCCCTTCGCTTATCAATTCGCAGTACTTCCACTGTTGTCAG AGCAATGGCATCCCACATTGTTGGTTATCCTCGCATTGGTCCGAAGAGAGAACTTAAATTTGCCTTGGAGTCTTTCTGGGATGGGAAGAGCAGTGCTGATGACTTGCAGAAAGTGGCTGCTGATCTCAGGTCATCTATTTGGAAGCAGATGGCTGAAGCTGGAATCAAGTTTATTCCAAGCAACACTTTTTCGTATTATGATCAAGTGCTTGACACTGCAACTATGCTCGGAGCTGTTCCGTCAAGATATGGATGGAACGGTGGTGAGATTGGATTTGACATCTACTTCTCCATGGCTAGAGGGAACGCTTCAGTTCCTGCCATGGAAATGACGAAGTGGTTCGATACCAATTA CCATTACATTGTGCCCGAGCTGAGTCCAGAAGATAAATTTACTTATGCATCTCACAAAGCAGTAAACGAGTTCAAGGAAGCTAAAGCT CTCGGAGTTGAGACTGTCCCGGTTCTTGTAGGCCCTGTATCCTTCTTGTTGCTTTCAAAACCAGCCAAGGGAGTTGAGAAATCCTTCTCACTTCTCTCCCTAATCGACAAGATTCTTCCTGTTTATAA GGAAGTTGTTTCAGAGCTGAAGGCTGCTGGTGCCACTTGGATTCAATTTGATGAGCCTACACTTGTGAAAGATCTTGACGCGCACCACTTACAAGCATTTACTCAAGCCTACTCAGAGCTGGAATCCACTTTATCTGGTTTAAATGTTCTGATTGAGACATATTTTGCTGATGTTCCTGCGGAGGCATACAAAACTCTCACGTCTTTGAAGGGTGTCTCTGGTTATGGATTTGATCTAGTTCGTGGAACACAGACAGTTGATCTGATCAAAGGTGGATTTCCTTCAGGCAAATATCTCTTTGCCGGAGTGGTTGATGGAAGAAACATATGGTCAAATGACCTTCAAGCTTCCATAACTACCTTGGAGGCGTTGGAAAACGTTGTTGGAAAAG AAAAAATTGTCGTCTCCACTTCCTGCTCTCTTCTTCACACTGCTGTTGATCTGGTGAACGAAACAAAACTAGATGATGAAATTAAGTCCTGGCTTGCTTTTGCCGCTCAGAAAGTTGTTGAAGTTAATGCCTTGGCTAAGGCACTCTCTGGACATAAAGATGAG gcatatttttcttccaatgctGCTGCTCAAGCTTCAAGGAAATCATCCCCAAGAGTGACAAATGAGGCCGTCCAAAAAGct GCTGCTGCTCTGAAGGGCTCTGACCACCGCCGGTCAACAAATGTAAGTGCCAGGCTGGACGCTCAGCAGAAGAAGTTGAACCTTCCAATGCTGCCTACAACAACAATTGGATCCTTCCCTCAAACTATGGATCTTAGAAGAGTGCGACGTGAATTCAAAGCAAAAAA AATCTCTGAGGAAGACTATGTCAGCTCCATCAAGGAGGAAATCAACAAAGTTGTTCAGCTCCAGGAAGAGCTTGACATCGATGTTTTGGTGCATGGAGAGCCTGAG AGAAATGATATGGTTGAGTACTTTGGAGAGCAACTGTCTGGCTTTGCCTTCACTGTCAATGGTTGGGTCCAATCCTATGGGTCCCGTTGTGTCAAGCCGCCTATCATCTATGGTGATGTCAGTCGTCCAAAACCCATGACCGTCTTTTGGTCGACAATGGCTCAGAGCATGACGAAGCGGCCTATGAAGGGAATGCTTACTGGTCCAGTTACAATTTTGAACTGGTCTTTTGTTCGAAATGACCAACCAAG GTTTGAAACATGCTACCAAATTGCCTTGGCAATCAAGGACGAGGTTGAGGATCTTGAGAAAGCTGGTATTACAGTCATCCAGATTGATGAAGCAGCACTGCGAGAAGGTTTACCTCTCCGAAAGTCCGAGGAAAATTTCTATTTGAATTGGGCTGTTCATTCGTTTCGAATCACCAATTGCGGTGTTCAAGATACCACCCAG ATCCACACCCACATGTGCTACTCGAACTTCAACGACATCATCCATTCGATAATCGATATGGATGCTGATGTGATCACCATTGAGAATTCCAGATCAGATGAGAAGCTCCTGTCTGTCTTCCGTGAGGGAGTAAAATACGGTGCTGGAATTGGACCAGGAGTCTACGACATCCATTCTCCCCGTATTCCCTCTACTGAGGAAATTGCCGACAGGATCAACAAGATGCTTGCTGTTCTTGAAAGCAACATCCTCTGGGTGAACCCTGACTGCGGTCTTAAAACCCGAAAGTACACTGAAGTCAAGCCTGCCCTCCTCAACATGGTTGCTGCTGCTAAGCTCCTTCGCTCGCAATTGGCCAGTGCCAAGTGA
- the LOC116405085 gene encoding protein RESTRICTED TEV MOVEMENT 2-like: protein MAMDPSSSAKNFEKFEPRFDWVDHPDSHVLVVHLSGFSSNQLKVQVTSTGKLRVSGDRQLINGKWLRFQKEIDIPADADTDNISAKLEHGILYVKQPKKPSATSSNIPPVQQPKPKAESQPPPAATKPTADPPNVRPNAPKSQNERPEPPESAATEPTVAPPTVRPNARKRLDETVDTAFYPGTKTYLKIVPKSEDGIAKQSINPKKYHAPRSVGANPPKSQNERPQSQASGKQIPTPPKPQGATGAPARIPKPGETSSIGSGQPVEDLAKKDKTKEKGKAHTKLQDALEKTREDGKEEEGGSKMAEKEKEEVGIAKPSIDAKKFHVPRSVGANPPKSQNDRPQSQASGKQIPTPPKPQEATGAPASIPKPGETSSMGSGQPIEDLAKEDKTEEKGKAHTKLQDALEKTSEEGGSKMAEKEKEEVEKEKRRRMKRMIEEMGEESGRLRRRERYKQVIDGVVKELRTNMVTLALGVAVFGILYLNLSKKGHVEEEL, encoded by the exons ATCATCCTGATTCTCATGTTCTCGTCGTTCACCTCTCAG GTTTCAGTAGCAACCAACTGAAAGTTCAGGTAACGTCCACCGGTAAGCTGAGAGTCTCCGGCGATCGGCAGCTCATTAACGGCAAGTGGCTTCGATTCCAAAAGGAAATCGATATCCCCGCCGACGCAGACACCGATAATATCTCTGCCAAATTGGAGCATGGCATTCTCTACGTGAAACAGCCCAAGAAACCCTCCGCCACCTCCTCCAACATCCCACCGGTTCAGCAACCCAAGCCCAAGGCTGAATCCCAACCGCCGCCCGCCGCCACAAAACCCACTGCTGACCCACCAAATGTTCGACCAAATGCTCCAAAGAGCCAAAACGAAAGACCCGAGCCTCCAGAGTCCGCTGCTACAGAACCCACTGTCGCCCCACCAACTGTTCGACCAAATGCCCGAAAGAGACTAGACGAAACAGTCGACACTGCATTCTATCCTGGCACAAAAACCTATCTCAAAATCGTCCCAAAGAGCGAAGACGGAATAGCCAAGCAATCAATCAATCCCAAAAAATACCATGCCCCACGAAGTGTTGGAGCAAATCCCCCAAAGAGCCAAAATGAGAGGCCTCAATCACAAGCAAGTGGGAAACAAATCCCCACTCCTCCAAAGCCACAGGGGGCAACCGGAGCACCCGCGAGGATCCCAAAACCCGGCGAGACATCCTCCATAGGCAGTGGACAGCCAGTTGAAGATTTAGCTAAGAAGGACAAAACAAAGGAGAAGGGGAAAGCACATACAAAACTACAGGATGCTTTGGAGAAGACAAGAGAAGAcggtaaagaagaagaaggtgggTCAAAAATGGCagagaaggagaaagaagaagttgGAATAGCCAAGCCATCAATCGATGCCAAAAAGTTCCATGTCCCACGAAGTGTTGGAGCAAATCCCCCAAAGAGCCAAAACGACAGGCCTCAATCACAAGCAAGTGGGAAACAAATCCCCACTCCTCCAAAGCCACAGGAAGCAACCGGAGCACCCGCGAGTATCCCAAAACCCGGCGAGACATCCTCCATGGGCAGTGGACAGCCAATTGAAGATTTAGCTAAGGAGGACAAAACAGAGGAGAAGGGGAAAGCACATACAAAACTACAGGATGCTTTGGAAAAGACAAGTGAAGAAGGTGGGTCAAAAATGGcggagaaggagaaagaagaagttgaaaaagagaagaggaggaggatgAAGAGAATGATTGAGGAAATGGGAGAAGAGAGTGGAAGgttgagaagaagagaaaggtACAAACAGGTTATTGATGGGGTGGTGAAGGAATTAAGGACAAATATGGTGACTTTGGCTTTGGGGGTTGCTGTCTTTGGGATTTTGTATCTGAATCTTTCAAAGAAGGGTCATGTGGAGGAAGAGTTGTGA